The region CGGTGTTCCCAATCAAATTCATTGCCGCTCGATACGACCGAAGGCGATCCGTGACAATTACCTTTGGACAGCCATACCGCTTCATCGCTCGCTTCAGAAAATCAAGCGCCGCCCTGCGATTCCGCCGTTACGTGACGAATACCTCAAGCACCTCACCTTCGTGATCGACCGCGCGCCAAAGGTAGTGTGTCTCGCCGTTGATCCGTACAAATACCTCGTCCAGGTGCCAGCGCCAGTTCGAATATGAATGGGTTTGAACGCGGCGTTTTCGGATATCGGCACCGAACATCGGACCGAACCGATTCCACCACAGCCTCACCGTCTCATGACAGATATCCATGCCGCGCTCGAACAAAATGTCTTCGATCTGGCGCAGAGAAAGCGGGTACCGGATATACAACATCTCCGTCAGGCGAATAATCTCGGGCGACGAATTGAAATAGCGGAACGGGTTTTTCATCCGAGGAGTAAACGGACCACCCCGTCCCGGTTCAACACGGTTTGCTCTGACAGTGCCCTTAGAGTGGTTGCGGCGCGTCTGAACTCAGGAGCCGGCGAATCTCGTCGGTTTTGAACCCCAGCGCCATCGGCCGTCGCACCCCCGGCAGAATCGCGACATCGTAGAGCTCCTCGATCAACCCCTCGAGTCGCAGCCAGTGGACGATATCGCCCGACTTCAGGTCGATCACGATCAGCCCGCTGCGCGCCTCGGCATCCCGCGCGGCCAGGTTGTCTTCCAGTTCGAGGCCGGAGAAGCTGCCGTCGCGTGGCTTCGACAGACCGACGATGGCAAATCCCTTGTGGAACGCGAGCCCCCGCGCATAGCCGGGGCAGAAGGTGACGGGCTCGAACTTCCCGGCGGCCGTGTCGACGTACCCGAACCAGCCGGTCCCGGAATTCAGCACCCACAGCTTGCCGTCATGCACGCGCGGCGAATGGGGCATCGACAGGCCGTCCACGATGATCTCGCCGTCCGGCACCCCGATCACGCAGCCACCGTCCGTACGCCGGTCACGCCAGCCATCGGCGACACCGCTCTGGCTGACAGCCGTCACATATCTGGGCTTGCCGTCTTGCATCGCCAGCCCGTTCATATGGCAACGGTCCTCGGCGGCAAGCTTGCTGATAAAGGGCGGCGACCACAGCGGCGTGAAGCTGTGATCCGCGCTGGTCGTCGCCAGGCAGCTGAACAGCGTGTTGACAAAGACGACGCGACCTTCCCCGTCGACGGCGACGTCATGAATATCGAGATCGCCCGTCGTGAAGGATTGGCGCGGCACGTAAAGCCGGTCGTAACCCTCATGCCCCTGGCCCGACTGGAGCGCATTCGTGAAGCGCCACAATTGATACAGCGAACTCAGCCACAACCCGTCATCGGTCGCATACAGACCCATACTGCGATTGAAGAAGCGCTCGAAAATCGACAATTTCCGCTCGGAATTCGTGCCAATGAGAAACAGCCGGCCTGCCTGATAGGTCGTGAAGGCCAGGCTGAGCTCATGCTCGATCAGCCAGTCGGGAAACTGACGCGAGGACGACACCGATGATGGCGGTGAATCAGGTTCTTGAGTGTCGGGCATGATTCTCTCTAGAAATTTGGATCGAGACCTTAGCGATCTCGATCAACAAAAGGTACTTTCCAATCATGCGTGCTGGCTATCCAATCATGCGTGCTGGCTATGCGATAAAACTGAATAGCCCCTAGATTTGTAGACGTCTTCTTCCCCAATCTTGAAGCAAGGAGGACAAGGACACCTGCCCTTAGTAGGGTTGGATCATGCTTTTCCGGCACGGCTTTCAGCTGCATCCAACTGAAGTCGAAGGATAGGTAGAAGAGGTGGTGTCAGACCAATGCGAACCAGTCTCCAAAATTGCCGACGACCCCGTCTTCATGCCGCCAACTGACGCCACTCGGCCAGCGCGGCGGAGCGGTTCTGTTTGAAGACGGAGCGGCTGTTGAGGTGGCGGTCGAGATTGAAATGGTTGAAGGTTGAAGCATGAACTGCGGCGAACTTCTGCAGGGTTTTTACGTCCCGGAATTTCGACATCGCCCCTTCCCTTCGTCGAAACGGTTGATGTGAGTTTTCCGCTCGGTTGTTAAGCCAGCGGCCGCGTTCCTGATCGGCGGCATTCCCGATCACATTCATCGCTGCCCGGTATGACCGAAGCCGGTCGGTGACAATCACTTTCGGATGTCCATACCGCTTCATCGCACGCTTCAGAAACTGAAGAGCAGCCCTACGATCCCGGCGTTTCGTCGCGAAAACTTCGAGCACCTCGCCTTCGTGATCGACCGCGCGCCACAGGTAATGCGTCTCGCCATTTATCCGAACAAAAACCTCGTCCAGATGCCAACGCCAGTGCGAATACGAACGATTATGAACCCGGCGCTTCCGGATCTCCGCGGCGAACATCGGCCCGAACCGGTTCCACCAGAAACGAACCGTCTCATGGCAGATATCGATGCCACGTTCGAACAGCATGTCCTCAACCTGGCGCAATGACAGCGGATAGCGGACATACATCATCACCGTCAGGCGGATCACCTCCGGCGAAGAGTTGAAATAACGGAACGGATTTCTCATCCGCAAAGGCTATGGAACGGACCTCGCCACCTCAAGGCGTTTTGCTCTGACAAAGCCTTCGAATCTCTTTTGAGAATAAATAAAGAGAAGGACTTAGTGGCGGTGGACGGAGTCTTCGGCGAACCCGTCTCTGCCGTATTTCTATATTTTAATGGGAATGAAAAACGGCATCAGTTGCCTCTTCGCACGAATGTTAACGAGCGCCCGTATGTTCTGCAAAAAATCCTACAATTCGGTCATAGGCATCCTGGGCGGACGCGGGATTGCTACCGGAAGTTGAACGGCCCGATGCGTGTTTATATTCTTTGACCGGTTGGTTGATGTTATCAAATCCATGATGGGTATCTGCGTATATCTTCAATTCCATCTCTGCGCTGTGAGGACTTTTCTCTCTTATCAAATCCTCACATTTTCCGGCGGGCTCCCAATTGTCATTTTCACCAACAACAATCAGCATCGGAGCATATGGTGAATAGGGTGAATTTCCGCCCCCACCTCTGCAAGGCGGGTAGAACAGTGCTGCCGCAGAGAAAAGCTGCTCCGTTCGGCTAACGAGATTGTTGCGGGTATTCATTGTCTCTAAAGAACCCGGCCCCCAACCAACTAGGACAATACTCGCATCGGGATACATTTTTTTTATGTACGCGGCAGCGCCAATGTGATCATCAATGCGCTTTGCGGGAGTGGCTGACCGGTGCGCGTCTTTTGTTTTACAAATGTTGTTTTTCCCACGAGAATTGTGGCTATCAACCAGAAAACTCGAGACGCCGTTTTCTTTAAGTTGGAACGCCATAGCGCTATACTTTTCGCGAATGTCACCTTTTCCATTTAAAACCCCATTACATGCATGGGCCAATACAGCCCAACGGTTACTACCGCCCGTACCACTTCTCAAAATGTAACCGGTGATCGTAGTCTCCCCGGTAACATTGGGAAACTCGATTCGGTCGTATCGTTCATCTCCAGCCGATGGGGTTGCTGACAGGCCGAGAACCGCCACGGAAACTGTCATGATGATTGATATCAAGTGTCTCATTGT is a window of Alphaproteobacteria bacterium DNA encoding:
- a CDS encoding TIGR03032 family protein, which gives rise to MPDTQEPDSPPSSVSSSRQFPDWLIEHELSLAFTTYQAGRLFLIGTNSERKLSIFERFFNRSMGLYATDDGLWLSSLYQLWRFTNALQSGQGHEGYDRLYVPRQSFTTGDLDIHDVAVDGEGRVVFVNTLFSCLATTSADHSFTPLWSPPFISKLAAEDRCHMNGLAMQDGKPRYVTAVSQSGVADGWRDRRTDGGCVIGVPDGEIIVDGLSMPHSPRVHDGKLWVLNSGTGWFGYVDTAAGKFEPVTFCPGYARGLAFHKGFAIVGLSKPRDGSFSGLELEDNLAARDAEARSGLIVIDLKSGDIVHWLRLEGLIEELYDVAILPGVRRPMALGFKTDEIRRLLSSDAPQPL
- a CDS encoding IS6 family transposase, with amino-acid sequence MRNPFRYFNSSPEVIRLTVMMYVRYPLSLRQVEDMLFERGIDICHETVRFWWNRFGPMFAAEIRKRRVHNRSYSHWRWHLDEVFVRINGETHYLWRAVDHEGEVLEVFATKRRDRRAALQFLKRAMKRYGHPKVIVTDRLRSYRAAMNVIGNAADQERGRWLNNRAENSHQPFRRREGAMSKFRDVKTLQKFAAVHASTFNHFNLDRHLNSRSVFKQNRSAALAEWRQLAA
- a CDS encoding dienelactone hydrolase family protein, giving the protein MTVSVAVLGLSATPSAGDERYDRIEFPNVTGETTITGYILRSGTGGSNRWAVLAHACNGVLNGKGDIREKYSAMAFQLKENGVSSFLVDSHNSRGKNNICKTKDAHRSATPAKRIDDHIGAAAYIKKMYPDASIVLVGWGPGSLETMNTRNNLVSRTEQLFSAAALFYPPCRGGGGNSPYSPYAPMLIVVGENDNWEPAGKCEDLIREKSPHSAEMELKIYADTHHGFDNINQPVKEYKHASGRSTSGSNPASAQDAYDRIVGFFAEHTGAR